From the Leifsonia sp. AG29 genome, one window contains:
- a CDS encoding glycoside hydrolase family 66 protein: protein MSELLPTRAWFGPDHDVQVELRGVSGAGDLTLWRLGEQQGSWTVDDPAVVSLGTLAPGGYGVEWTDGSIRLRTAIHVAAEDNRRLRYGFTVDYSPGRDPRGLVDTVRRLHLTDVQFYDWAYRHADLLGGGEDYEDALGQPVSLASVRRLVGAVQEAGARALGYAAVYAVGPREWDAWKEWALLDARGEPYALGDFLFIVDPAAVPWLSHFRDELAAAVDSVGFDGFHLDQYGYPKHARRADGLAVDVSRSFDVLVSRVRDLLPDAHLVFNNVNDFPTWTTAKSRQDAVYIEVWDPHLTLGSLAAVVTRARAASGDKPIAIAAYQHVYDSAQAPEADRATAFTMATLFSHGATQLLAGESDRILVDPYYVRNHVVEDSTAGLLRRWYDFMVEHDELLFDPAIVDVTGSYAGSYNDDLDVSYADAEVTGAPVAGAVWRRVVETAHGMVIHLINLAGQQDTLWDGPKEEVPDIGPGMLRVRAVAGSTPRVRVADPEGSPRLVDLPARMESTHAIVLLPPPGAWQLVLIDLEPNGAP from the coding sequence ATGAGCGAGCTTCTGCCGACCCGTGCCTGGTTCGGACCCGACCACGACGTTCAGGTGGAGTTGCGCGGCGTTTCCGGCGCCGGAGACCTCACGCTGTGGCGTCTCGGCGAGCAGCAGGGCTCCTGGACCGTCGATGACCCCGCGGTCGTCTCTCTGGGGACGCTGGCGCCCGGAGGCTACGGCGTCGAGTGGACGGACGGGTCCATCCGACTCCGCACCGCCATCCATGTCGCGGCAGAGGACAACCGTCGGTTGCGCTACGGCTTCACCGTCGACTACTCCCCGGGTCGGGACCCTCGCGGTCTGGTCGACACCGTGCGTCGCCTCCACCTGACGGATGTGCAGTTCTACGACTGGGCCTATCGCCACGCCGATCTGCTCGGCGGGGGCGAAGACTACGAGGATGCGCTGGGACAACCGGTCTCGCTGGCCAGCGTGCGCCGCCTCGTGGGTGCCGTACAGGAGGCGGGGGCACGCGCGCTCGGGTATGCGGCCGTCTACGCGGTGGGTCCGCGCGAATGGGATGCCTGGAAGGAATGGGCGCTCCTCGACGCCCGAGGTGAGCCATACGCGCTCGGCGACTTCCTCTTCATCGTGGACCCCGCGGCTGTGCCGTGGCTGTCGCACTTCCGCGACGAGCTGGCAGCTGCTGTCGACTCGGTGGGGTTCGACGGGTTCCACCTCGACCAGTACGGCTACCCGAAGCACGCACGGCGAGCAGACGGTCTCGCGGTGGACGTCTCCCGATCGTTCGATGTGCTGGTCAGCCGGGTGCGCGATCTGCTGCCCGACGCCCATCTGGTCTTCAACAACGTCAACGACTTTCCGACCTGGACAACGGCGAAGAGCCGGCAGGACGCCGTCTACATCGAGGTCTGGGATCCGCACCTCACTCTCGGATCGCTCGCCGCCGTGGTCACGCGCGCGAGAGCGGCCAGCGGGGACAAGCCGATCGCGATCGCGGCGTATCAGCACGTCTACGACTCGGCGCAGGCTCCTGAGGCCGACCGCGCCACCGCATTCACCATGGCCACGCTCTTCTCGCACGGTGCCACGCAGCTCCTCGCTGGAGAATCCGATCGGATCCTCGTTGATCCGTATTATGTGCGAAACCATGTCGTCGAAGATTCGACGGCGGGGCTTCTTCGTCGCTGGTACGACTTCATGGTTGAGCACGACGAACTGCTTTTCGACCCCGCGATCGTCGATGTCACGGGCTCGTACGCCGGGTCGTACAACGATGACCTCGACGTCTCGTACGCGGATGCGGAGGTGACGGGTGCGCCCGTCGCCGGAGCGGTCTGGCGACGGGTCGTCGAGACGGCACACGGGATGGTGATCCATTTGATCAATCTCGCCGGTCAGCAGGACACCCTCTGGGACGGTCCAAAGGAGGAAGTCCCCGACATCGGGCCCGGAATGTTGCGTGTCCGCGCCGTTGCGGGCAGCACGCCGCGCGTGCGAGTGGCCGATCCCGAGGGGTCGCCTCGGCTCGTTGACCTGCCCGCGCGAATGGAATCGACCCACGCCATCGTCTTACTGCCGCCTCCGGGTGCATGGCAGCTCGTACTCATCGACCTCGAACCGAACGGAGCGCCATGA
- a CDS encoding carbohydrate ABC transporter permease, translated as MTSAVESRRAARSPTRPRLTTRRRLGAGARIAVLVIGAAIMVVPFLYMLSTSFKSQAYVLTVPPQFIPNPATTENYTQALTTQDFGLYFLNSSVVAVVSTALSVLISSMMAYGFARYRFAGRETMFRILLIGLVVPAMMLIIPQFIIAKLFGLIDSLGGLIVFYVAGSLALNTFLLRGFFASIPAELDQAMQVDGANAWTRYWRLAMPLAKPALATATIFTFLSCWDEFAWALTIINTPERRTLPIAIALFQGENATQWGLVFAASVIAVVPVIVVFLVFQRYFVQGLTAGAVKG; from the coding sequence ATGACCTCCGCCGTCGAGAGCCGGCGCGCTGCCCGCTCCCCCACCCGGCCGCGCCTGACGACCAGGCGGAGGCTCGGAGCAGGCGCGAGGATCGCCGTGCTTGTCATCGGAGCCGCGATCATGGTGGTCCCGTTCCTCTACATGCTCTCGACGAGCTTCAAGAGCCAGGCGTACGTCCTGACAGTCCCGCCGCAGTTCATCCCGAACCCGGCCACGACGGAGAACTACACGCAGGCGCTGACCACCCAGGACTTCGGGCTGTACTTCCTCAACTCCTCGGTGGTCGCCGTCGTCTCAACCGCTCTGTCGGTGCTGATCAGCTCGATGATGGCCTACGGGTTCGCGCGGTACCGGTTCGCGGGACGCGAGACGATGTTCCGGATCCTGCTGATCGGGCTCGTGGTGCCGGCGATGATGCTGATCATCCCGCAATTCATCATCGCGAAGCTGTTCGGGCTCATCGACTCCCTAGGCGGTTTGATCGTGTTCTACGTCGCCGGGTCTCTCGCGCTGAACACATTCCTCCTCCGCGGGTTCTTCGCCTCCATCCCCGCCGAGCTCGATCAGGCGATGCAGGTGGATGGCGCCAACGCGTGGACTCGGTACTGGCGGCTGGCCATGCCCCTGGCGAAGCCGGCGCTGGCGACTGCGACGATCTTCACGTTCCTGTCTTGCTGGGACGAATTCGCGTGGGCGCTTACGATCATCAACACTCCTGAGCGTCGCACCCTCCCGATCGCCATCGCGCTGTTCCAGGGCGAGAACGCGACACAGTGGGGGCTCGTCTTCGCGGCGTCGGTGATCGCGGTCGTCCCGGTGATCGTGGTGTTCCTCGTCTTCCAGCGCTATTTCGTGCAGGGCCTGACCGCCGGGGCGGTGAAGGGATGA
- a CDS encoding carbohydrate ABC transporter permease, which translates to MSTTAEQTERAVGVDPTAPRRPGREPQRGQARKRRASAGRLSAGATPYLFIAPGFVLFAVLILLPILQAVQMSFFDWKIMAGAVSRFLGLTNYVRAFQDPHFWLSLTNSGIYMLFTVPPQIVLGLFIAVLLKRKSPTQPVFRVLFYLPVVTSWVVVSLLFKYLFADGGLVNFTLHDFLHLMDSDVSWLSGRWTALVAICALGVWKGVGWSMMIFLAALQGVPQSLEEAATMDGAGRWRRFRVVTIPAIWPSLLFVAVMLVIGGFNVFTSVLVMTGGGPGGQTDVVLTYMYDQAFKYLDFGYGSALAVILAVIVFVLAVIQLRVFRDRGGEDLS; encoded by the coding sequence GTGAGCACCACTGCAGAACAGACCGAGCGCGCGGTGGGGGTCGACCCCACCGCGCCTCGGCGCCCGGGGCGGGAGCCACAGCGCGGGCAGGCGCGCAAGCGTCGCGCCTCCGCGGGTCGGCTCAGCGCAGGCGCGACGCCGTACCTCTTCATTGCGCCCGGCTTCGTGCTTTTCGCGGTCCTGATCCTCCTGCCGATCCTGCAGGCAGTGCAGATGAGTTTCTTCGACTGGAAGATCATGGCCGGCGCTGTCAGCCGCTTCCTAGGGCTCACGAACTATGTCCGTGCCTTCCAGGATCCGCATTTCTGGCTGAGCCTGACCAACAGCGGCATCTACATGCTCTTCACGGTGCCCCCGCAAATCGTCCTCGGGCTCTTCATCGCCGTCCTCTTGAAGCGTAAGAGCCCCACTCAGCCCGTCTTCCGCGTCCTCTTCTATCTGCCCGTCGTGACGAGCTGGGTCGTGGTGTCGCTGCTGTTCAAGTACCTCTTCGCGGACGGCGGCCTCGTCAACTTCACGCTCCACGACTTCCTGCACCTGATGGACTCCGATGTCTCCTGGCTGTCGGGGCGCTGGACGGCCCTCGTCGCGATCTGCGCCCTCGGCGTCTGGAAGGGAGTCGGCTGGTCCATGATGATCTTCCTGGCGGCCCTCCAGGGGGTACCGCAATCGCTCGAGGAGGCCGCGACCATGGACGGCGCCGGTCGCTGGCGACGCTTCCGCGTCGTCACGATCCCCGCGATCTGGCCGTCGCTCCTGTTCGTCGCGGTCATGCTCGTCATCGGCGGCTTCAACGTCTTTACCTCCGTCCTGGTCATGACCGGGGGAGGACCAGGGGGCCAGACGGACGTCGTCCTCACTTACATGTACGACCAGGCATTCAAGTACCTCGACTTCGGCTACGGCTCGGCGCTCGCGGTGATCCTCGCCGTCATCGTCTTCGTGCTCGCCGTCATCCAGCTGCGCGTCTTCCGCGACCGCGGCGGAGAGGACCTCTCATGA
- a CDS encoding extracellular solute-binding protein, producing the protein MKRSTALAATAALAASVALIASGCSASSTGSSDGSSGHPITLTFWGSYGNGGNSTQQDALNHTLIPAFEKANPGVTVKYVDIPYDSLLQKLTTSAAGGSLPDLVRSDIGWVPQLAQLGVLTPLSDSMSDFGTLSKATYPGTLATNKFDGKYYGLPLDTNTRVLITSQKALDAAGMSAPPATFDDLKQMAAKLKGTGISVFADSGLGGWNIYPWIWSNGGEITNSKLTKASGYLDGPQSVAAVQMLVDLYKEGQIPNLITGNQGATSTSDGLPTGKYATILDGPWMKGIWAGQYKDFSPIYAPVPKGDGASTSVVGGEDIVLTSSSKNQAAAEKFIRFTQSETFQIEMAKTGQMTVIPAFASKQAAIDPYFSTFADQLKTAKSRLAIPQGAKVDGILSAALTPAFTGTTSVQDALTAAAQQIDPLLTGK; encoded by the coding sequence ATGAAGCGTTCAACCGCATTGGCCGCGACGGCGGCCCTCGCGGCATCCGTCGCGCTGATCGCGAGCGGGTGCTCCGCCAGCTCGACGGGCTCGTCCGATGGCTCCTCCGGCCACCCGATCACTCTCACCTTCTGGGGCTCGTACGGTAACGGCGGCAACTCCACCCAGCAGGACGCGCTGAACCACACCCTGATCCCTGCCTTCGAGAAGGCGAACCCGGGTGTCACCGTGAAGTACGTGGACATCCCCTACGACAGCCTCCTGCAGAAGCTCACCACTAGCGCCGCGGGCGGCAGCCTCCCGGATCTCGTCCGCTCCGACATCGGCTGGGTTCCGCAGCTCGCCCAGCTCGGCGTCCTCACTCCGCTGTCCGACTCCATGTCCGATTTCGGCACGCTGTCCAAGGCGACTTACCCCGGAACGCTCGCGACGAACAAGTTCGACGGCAAGTACTACGGCCTGCCGCTCGACACGAACACGCGCGTGCTCATCACATCCCAAAAAGCGCTGGACGCGGCGGGGATGAGTGCACCGCCCGCGACGTTCGACGACCTCAAGCAGATGGCGGCCAAGCTGAAGGGAACCGGCATCTCCGTCTTCGCTGACAGCGGCCTCGGTGGGTGGAACATCTATCCGTGGATCTGGTCCAACGGCGGCGAGATCACGAACTCGAAGCTCACGAAGGCGAGTGGGTACCTCGACGGCCCCCAGTCCGTCGCCGCCGTCCAGATGCTGGTCGACCTGTACAAGGAGGGGCAGATCCCGAATCTGATCACGGGCAACCAGGGCGCGACCTCCACCTCCGATGGCCTGCCCACCGGGAAGTATGCGACCATCCTCGACGGCCCCTGGATGAAGGGGATCTGGGCCGGCCAGTACAAGGACTTCTCGCCCATCTACGCACCCGTCCCGAAGGGTGACGGCGCGTCCACCAGCGTCGTCGGCGGCGAGGACATCGTCCTCACGTCTTCGTCGAAGAACCAGGCGGCGGCGGAGAAGTTCATCCGCTTCACGCAGTCCGAGACGTTCCAGATCGAGATGGCGAAGACCGGCCAGATGACTGTCATCCCGGCGTTCGCCTCCAAGCAGGCTGCGATCGACCCGTACTTCAGCACCTTCGCGGACCAGTTGAAGACGGCCAAGTCGCGGCTGGCTATACCGCAGGGCGCGAAGGTCGACGGCATCCTCAGTGCCGCGCTGACCCCGGCCTTTACGGGAACCACGAGTGTCCAGGATGCGCTCACCGCGGCCGCCCAGCAGATCGACCCGCTGCTGACCGGAAAGTGA
- a CDS encoding ROK family transcriptional regulator, producing the protein MTVTAPSWAPDTGASRSVALEVLLHGPLSRSEIARRLDLSPGSLTRLSAPLIETGLLVETGELAEGRTGRPSRPLDIVSSSRHFIGMKLMADRLQGVATDLRANVIATDMVEFASRDPEAVADAIAELARRLAREVPLVTALGVGLGGRIAGNSRVASAAFLEWEDVPLVEMIEQRVGISTVIENDVVAFTEAEHWFGYGRGLDRFAVITLGAGVGYGLVIHDGIVTDDDAGIGLIGHWPLDPFGPLCPAGHRGCARSVLTQAAIVHEVGTALGREVSYDEALTLAAAGEPAARRVIDDAGRGLGRLLAAVANLTMPERIVLGGEGVRLVDVAREAIDQGVAADRDPRAKQLDLITTSGDNLEWCRGAAVIAIQTYVLGTHPASA; encoded by the coding sequence GTGACCGTCACTGCACCGTCATGGGCGCCGGACACGGGCGCCTCACGCTCCGTCGCGCTCGAGGTGCTCCTCCACGGCCCCCTCTCCCGCAGCGAGATCGCGCGTCGGCTTGACCTCTCCCCCGGTTCGCTCACCCGGCTCAGCGCGCCGTTGATCGAAACGGGACTCCTCGTCGAGACGGGCGAGCTGGCCGAGGGCCGGACCGGACGACCCTCCCGCCCCTTGGACATCGTGTCGAGTTCTCGTCACTTCATCGGCATGAAACTCATGGCCGACCGGCTCCAGGGGGTCGCCACCGATCTCCGCGCGAACGTCATCGCCACCGACATGGTCGAGTTCGCATCCCGGGATCCGGAGGCCGTCGCCGATGCGATCGCCGAATTGGCGCGACGCCTCGCCCGCGAGGTGCCGCTGGTCACCGCGCTGGGAGTCGGCCTCGGAGGCCGCATAGCGGGCAACTCGCGCGTCGCGAGCGCCGCGTTCCTCGAATGGGAGGACGTTCCCCTCGTGGAAATGATCGAGCAACGCGTCGGCATCTCCACCGTCATCGAGAACGATGTCGTCGCCTTCACCGAGGCGGAGCATTGGTTCGGGTACGGCCGCGGCCTCGACCGCTTCGCCGTCATCACTCTCGGCGCCGGTGTCGGATACGGTCTCGTCATCCACGACGGCATCGTGACTGACGATGACGCCGGCATCGGCCTCATCGGCCACTGGCCGCTGGATCCGTTCGGCCCGCTGTGCCCCGCCGGCCATCGCGGCTGCGCCCGCAGCGTCCTCACCCAGGCTGCGATCGTGCACGAGGTCGGCACCGCGCTCGGACGCGAGGTGAGCTACGACGAGGCTCTGACACTTGCAGCCGCTGGAGAACCTGCGGCGCGCCGCGTCATCGACGACGCAGGTCGGGGGCTCGGCCGCCTTCTGGCGGCTGTTGCGAACCTGACCATGCCGGAGCGGATCGTCCTCGGCGGCGAAGGCGTCCGACTCGTCGACGTCGCACGCGAGGCCATCGACCAGGGGGTCGCCGCCGACCGGGACCCGCGCGCAAAGCAGCTCGATCTGATCACCACCTCCGGCGACAACCTCGAGTGGTGCCGGGGTGCTGCGGTCATCGCGATCCAGACCTACGTGCTGGGCACGCACCCCGCGTCCGCCTGA
- a CDS encoding MarR family winged helix-turn-helix transcriptional regulator, translating into MRETDRVARITAEWERERPDLDVAPQAVFGRLHRLAARLTEELVDVYRRHGLSEGEFDVLATLRRAGAPYERSAGELADWTMITTGGMAKRLDRLEADGLITRRPRAEDGRGRVVSLTARGLEVIDAAFTDHIANEQRLLDLVAPRDRRVLERILREWLAHFE; encoded by the coding sequence ATGAGGGAAACGGATCGGGTGGCCCGGATCACGGCCGAGTGGGAGCGCGAGCGGCCCGACCTGGACGTCGCCCCGCAAGCCGTGTTCGGGCGGCTGCATCGGCTCGCGGCGCGCCTGACGGAGGAGCTGGTCGACGTCTACCGGCGTCATGGCCTCTCCGAGGGCGAGTTCGATGTGCTCGCGACCTTGCGACGTGCCGGAGCGCCCTACGAGCGGAGCGCCGGCGAACTCGCCGACTGGACGATGATCACGACCGGCGGGATGGCGAAGCGGCTCGACCGGCTGGAGGCGGACGGTCTGATCACGCGGCGTCCCCGCGCGGAGGACGGCCGCGGCCGGGTCGTCTCCCTGACGGCGCGGGGGCTCGAGGTCATCGATGCGGCCTTCACCGACCACATCGCCAACGAACAGCGATTGCTGGACCTGGTGGCGCCGAGAGACCGGAGGGTCTTGGAGCGAATCCTCCGAGAGTGGCTCGCGCACTTCGAGTGA
- a CDS encoding DMT family transporter → MEDIRRWLPLAAIAPIAWGSTYFVTREFLPDAPIWGATIRALPAGLLLLALVRRRPRGSWWWKSAVLGTLNVGAFFVLIYAAAQLMPASIASTIMAFSPIALALIAWPLVHEKPNRMRLGGAAVGVAGVMVMLWGGTTSVSGTGIAASVTAMVMSAVGFLLAKRWNPDVGALASTAWQLTAGGLLLLPVAAVIEGPPPAVNGATIAGYAYLSLVATALAYVAWFTALGHLRADSVGLVGLLNPAAGVLLGVLIAGDTLELRQWAGLIVVLLGVATPFAAKLVPPRVTATRQGSSRPLAGPAEFPARRS, encoded by the coding sequence ATGGAAGATATTCGACGATGGCTCCCCCTCGCCGCGATCGCCCCGATCGCCTGGGGGAGCACGTACTTCGTGACCAGGGAATTCCTGCCCGACGCACCGATCTGGGGCGCCACCATTCGAGCCCTGCCGGCCGGGCTGCTTCTCCTGGCGCTCGTACGAAGGCGGCCCCGCGGTTCCTGGTGGTGGAAATCGGCCGTGCTGGGCACCCTGAACGTGGGGGCGTTCTTCGTGCTGATCTACGCAGCGGCCCAGCTCATGCCCGCCAGCATCGCGTCGACCATCATGGCGTTCTCCCCCATCGCACTCGCGCTCATCGCCTGGCCGCTCGTCCACGAGAAGCCGAACAGAATGCGCCTCGGTGGCGCAGCGGTCGGCGTCGCGGGGGTGATGGTGATGCTGTGGGGCGGCACGACGAGCGTGAGCGGCACGGGGATCGCCGCGTCCGTCACAGCGATGGTCATGTCGGCGGTCGGCTTCCTGCTCGCGAAGCGATGGAACCCCGATGTCGGAGCACTGGCGTCCACCGCATGGCAACTGACCGCCGGCGGACTGCTTCTGCTGCCTGTGGCCGCGGTGATCGAGGGGCCACCTCCCGCCGTGAACGGAGCGACGATCGCCGGCTACGCCTATCTGAGCCTGGTGGCCACGGCACTCGCCTACGTCGCATGGTTCACGGCGCTCGGCCATCTGCGGGCGGACTCGGTCGGACTGGTGGGCCTCCTCAATCCTGCCGCCGGGGTCCTGCTCGGCGTCCTGATCGCGGGCGACACCCTCGAACTCCGCCAATGGGCCGGACTGATCGTCGTGCTCCTCGGCGTCGCGACCCCGTTCGCCGCGAAGCTCGTTCCGCCGCGGGTCACCGCAACTCGGCAAGGCTCATCGCGACCGCTCGCCGGACCCGCGGAATTTCCAGCGCGGCGCTCATGA
- a CDS encoding FAD-dependent oxidoreductase, with protein MDRVEVLVVGAGPAGLTTAIELARRGVSVVVVDAAPRGANTSRAAVIHARTLEVLRQSAVTESLVGEGVIVPEFTLRDRDRVLGRVDFSGLPTPFPYTLMLPQSRTEEILRGRLDELGVRVRWGTRASAVVQSETAVRVRLSSAEGDTDVDAAFVVGADGMRSTVREAAGIPFEGAQYPQSFVLGDVQLDWALPRNEVQLFLSPAGLAVVAPLPGGRHRIVATVDEAPDQPDAGFIQALLAVRGPRTGSVRDVVWSSRFRVHHRLASRYRNGRLLLVGDAAHVHSPAGGQGMNTGIQDAVDLAERLTAVFNGSPEASLDDYELRRRPVAAEVVRLTDRTTRVATLRNPAARAIRNGVMSAALEIPRVRRAVAMSLAELR; from the coding sequence ATGGATCGAGTCGAGGTTCTGGTCGTCGGAGCCGGGCCCGCTGGGCTCACCACGGCCATCGAGTTGGCGCGTCGGGGCGTGTCCGTGGTCGTCGTCGACGCCGCCCCTCGGGGAGCCAACACGTCCCGCGCGGCCGTCATCCATGCTCGAACTCTCGAGGTGCTTCGCCAGTCAGCGGTCACCGAATCCCTTGTCGGGGAAGGGGTCATCGTCCCGGAGTTCACCCTGCGTGACCGGGACCGCGTCCTCGGCCGTGTGGACTTCTCCGGGTTGCCGACCCCGTTTCCGTACACGCTGATGCTGCCTCAATCGCGGACCGAGGAGATCCTCCGCGGCCGCCTCGACGAGCTCGGAGTGCGGGTCCGTTGGGGAACACGAGCGAGCGCAGTCGTGCAGTCCGAGACCGCTGTTCGGGTTCGGCTGAGCTCCGCTGAGGGCGACACGGACGTCGATGCCGCATTTGTCGTCGGGGCCGACGGAATGCGGAGCACGGTTCGCGAGGCCGCCGGAATCCCTTTCGAGGGCGCTCAGTATCCGCAGAGCTTCGTCCTTGGCGACGTGCAGCTGGACTGGGCTCTTCCGCGGAACGAGGTCCAGTTGTTCTTGTCGCCGGCCGGCCTGGCGGTCGTCGCACCTCTGCCCGGTGGTCGGCATCGGATCGTCGCCACCGTCGACGAAGCCCCTGACCAGCCGGACGCCGGATTCATCCAGGCTCTGCTCGCCGTTCGAGGTCCGCGCACCGGCTCGGTGCGGGACGTCGTCTGGTCATCACGGTTCCGCGTGCACCATCGGCTAGCGAGCCGCTACCGCAATGGTCGGCTGCTCCTCGTCGGAGACGCGGCCCACGTTCACAGCCCAGCGGGCGGCCAGGGGATGAATACGGGCATTCAGGACGCCGTGGACCTCGCCGAGAGGCTGACAGCCGTTTTCAACGGATCCCCCGAGGCGTCGCTTGATGACTATGAGCTGCGCCGGCGTCCGGTCGCGGCGGAGGTCGTCAGGTTGACCGACCGGACGACGCGGGTCGCTACTTTGAGGAATCCTGCCGCGCGCGCGATACGGAATGGCGTCATGAGCGCCGCGCTGGAAATTCCGCGGGTCCGGCGAGCGGTCGCGATGAGCCTTGCCGAGTTGCGGTGA
- a CDS encoding TetR/AcrR family transcriptional regulator, giving the protein MSETARRSDRSKAAILAAAQSQFQQHGYEGTTLRAISAEAGIDVAMLIRYFGSKQGLFDAATDIDLDLPDLTSADPAEVGSILAEHFLTQWEGPNGPALRALLTAALPGTAPAARIADVFRSQVAPALRLALADDPEYADRAALVSSQLLGFALGRYVLRLPPLLGLSRESATRLLGAAIQSTMSGGSDDH; this is encoded by the coding sequence ATGAGTGAGACCGCGAGACGATCCGACCGCAGCAAGGCCGCGATTCTGGCTGCCGCCCAGAGCCAGTTCCAGCAGCACGGCTACGAGGGCACCACTCTGCGCGCCATCTCCGCGGAGGCCGGGATCGATGTCGCGATGCTCATTCGCTACTTCGGCAGCAAGCAGGGGCTTTTCGATGCGGCAACCGACATCGACCTTGACCTGCCCGACCTGACCTCGGCCGATCCGGCGGAGGTCGGGAGCATCCTCGCCGAGCATTTCCTCACCCAATGGGAGGGGCCGAACGGTCCGGCACTCCGTGCATTGCTGACCGCCGCCCTGCCCGGCACAGCGCCTGCCGCACGCATCGCGGATGTTTTCCGGAGCCAGGTGGCGCCCGCACTTCGGTTGGCTCTCGCGGACGACCCCGAGTACGCCGATCGTGCGGCACTCGTATCCAGTCAGCTCCTGGGCTTCGCACTGGGCCGCTATGTCTTGAGGCTCCCACCGCTCCTCGGACTCAGCCGAGAATCAGCCACCCGCCTGCTGGGCGCGGCGATCCAGTCGACGATGAGCGGAGGATCGGATGATCACTGA
- a CDS encoding MarR family winged helix-turn-helix transcriptional regulator — translation MPKPASPPPEPPQALTELIDEVFRTNGMFLAEGDELMSALGLTGRSWQVLGFLADGAVTASELARRRGLRRQSVQEAVNKLIASGHVSRRSNPADKRAPLLELTARGRATMVEIEAIRIEWTNRRAAAVPEEDLRAAIAVLRKLRETR, via the coding sequence GTGCCGAAGCCAGCGAGTCCGCCGCCCGAACCGCCGCAGGCATTGACGGAATTGATCGACGAGGTCTTCCGCACCAATGGGATGTTCCTCGCCGAGGGAGACGAGCTCATGTCGGCTCTCGGGTTGACCGGCCGGAGCTGGCAGGTCCTGGGTTTCCTCGCCGACGGGGCGGTGACCGCTTCAGAACTGGCCCGGCGCCGTGGACTTCGTCGGCAGAGCGTTCAAGAGGCGGTGAACAAGCTGATTGCTTCGGGACATGTCAGTCGTCGCTCGAATCCCGCCGACAAGCGCGCTCCGCTCCTGGAGTTGACCGCGCGGGGCCGCGCCACAATGGTCGAAATCGAGGCGATAAGGATCGAGTGGACGAACCGCCGGGCGGCTGCGGTGCCGGAGGAGGACTTGCGCGCAGCCATCGCCGTACTCAGAAAACTGCGCGAGACTCGATAG
- a CDS encoding VOC family protein has protein sequence MNPTSFASSLPRVRRVIVSVTSLPESLIFYRDIVGLQVSRLSSEIASLSTGGDIEIMLHQRSAVPSDTAVAISFTVAHLEAAVSRWVRMGGVVVDPPALQPWGEAMAVVRDRDGHIVCLVQG, from the coding sequence ATGAACCCGACCTCGTTCGCGAGCAGTCTTCCCCGTGTGAGGCGTGTCATCGTCTCGGTGACCTCCTTGCCGGAGTCCTTGATCTTCTATCGTGACATCGTCGGGCTTCAAGTGAGCCGACTGAGTTCGGAGATCGCTTCGCTGTCCACGGGAGGCGACATCGAAATCATGCTGCACCAGCGGTCGGCCGTTCCCTCCGATACGGCGGTGGCGATCAGCTTCACCGTCGCCCACCTCGAAGCGGCTGTTTCGCGATGGGTCCGTATGGGCGGTGTCGTGGTCGATCCGCCTGCTCTACAACCCTGGGGCGAGGCGATGGCCGTCGTTCGAGATCGGGACGGCCACATCGTGTGCCTGGTGCAGGGATAG
- a CDS encoding TetR/AcrR family transcriptional regulator, translating to MESAYHHGSLREALIADGRRLLVQEGVDGVTLRELARRAGVSHGAPRRHFADRDELLAAIAARGFEELTAALRFAAEAEDRRARLRRYFTTYVEFAVNNGPLVALMFGSKPDRPPVQRAASEFFALGAQVLGEAPGDPPGPLVYVAAAAVEGIGALVTAGRLPEDRVGEVIDAAVSAVAGAYDESGPTKRV from the coding sequence ATGGAATCGGCCTACCACCACGGGTCTCTTCGGGAGGCGCTGATCGCAGACGGGCGGCGGCTTCTGGTGCAGGAGGGGGTGGACGGGGTGACCCTGCGCGAGCTGGCTCGACGTGCCGGCGTCAGCCACGGGGCGCCCCGCCGGCACTTCGCCGACCGTGACGAACTGCTCGCGGCGATCGCTGCAAGAGGCTTCGAGGAGCTCACGGCCGCCCTGCGATTCGCCGCCGAAGCCGAGGACCGGCGGGCACGGCTGCGCCGGTACTTCACGACGTACGTCGAGTTCGCCGTCAACAACGGTCCCCTCGTTGCCCTGATGTTCGGCTCGAAGCCGGATAGGCCGCCCGTGCAGCGCGCGGCCTCCGAGTTCTTCGCCCTCGGGGCGCAGGTCCTCGGTGAAGCGCCGGGCGACCCGCCCGGGCCGCTTGTCTACGTCGCCGCCGCCGCGGTGGAGGGGATCGGGGCGCTCGTGACCGCGGGTCGACTGCCGGAGGATCGTGTCGGCGAGGTTATCGACGCGGCCGTCTCCGCCGTGGCCGGGGCGTACGACGAGAGCGGACCGACCAAACGCGTTTGA